The genomic interval CGCCGAAGTCCTACGTGGCCGAGGCGAAGCTGGCGCCCAGCAGCACGGGCTCCACGGGCGGGGCGCTTTCGGCGCTGCGGTCGTTCGGACTGTCGCTGGGCGAGGGCGAGATCGTCAGTCCGAGCGTCTATCCCGACATCGTGGGGAGCCCGGATTTTCTGCTGGCGCTGGCGCGCGACACGTTCTACATCGCCGAAGAAGGCCGGCCCATGACGCTGGTCGAGTACTACGGCCGGCGGAGCTGGCTGTCGTATCTGAATCCGCTTGGCTGGCTGCGAAGCCTGCTCGGCGGTGGCGAAGAGGCGCCGGTGCGGGACCTCTACTCGGGTGCGCTGATTCTCCCGACGGAAGAGGAATACACGGCGATCCGGGCGCTTCGTGAGGTGCTCAGTGCTTCGGAGAAGGCGGGTGGCGGGTTGTTGAAGGAAGGGCCCGGAATGATCACGGTGCGGGCCGAGACGGAGGACCCGTATCTTTCGGCGGCGATCGTGGAGCGGGCCATCCGGCACCTGCAGGCGGCGATCAACCGGATCAAGACCGAGAAGGCGCGGCAGGACCTGGAGTTTCTGGAGCGGAAGTTCGCGCAGGTGGAGGCCGAGCTGCGGCAGGCCGAGAACGAGCTGGCGCGATTTCTGGATGCGAACCGCAATCCGCAGACGGCCCAGCTCCGGGCCGAGATGGAGCGGCTGCAGCGGCAGGTGAGCTTCAAGGAGCAGCTCTACCGCGAGATCCAGTTGCAGAAGACGCAGGCCGAGATCCAGGTGCAGAAGGAGGCGCCGGTGCTGAGCATCGTGCAGCCGCCCGTGCCTCCTGACCAGCCTTCGGGCACGAGCCGCAAGCTGATCGTGCTGTTGTTTCTGTTTCTGGGGGTGTTCGTGGGGCTGGGGCTGGCTTTCGTGAACCACTGGCTTTCGCGTCCGCCCTCGGACGACGAAGAGCGCCGGAAGGTCGAAGAAGTCCGTGCGCTTTTCCGTCCTGCCACCTGGTGGGGCGAGGTAAAGGCGCTGGTGAACGGACGGAGTCGCACGGAGGAAAGGGAACGTCCCCGGTGAGCGAGCGGGATGATGCGGCTGAACCGCGGCGAGTCGGCGTGGGCATTAACAGTTTGCAGGCATTGAGATTGAGCAGGGAAGAATCTATCATTTGATCAAGAGGGCACATGGAAGTAAAGGCAACTGTTTCGGTTCAAACCGATCACGCAGTTAAAAAAGAATTGCTGGAGCGGATTCGGACGAAGGAGGCGGTGGTGGGCGTGGTGGGGCTGGGCTACGTGGGCTTGCCCTTTGCCGTGGAGAAGGCCAAGGTGGGCTACCGCCTCATCGGCATCGAGCAGAATCCCCGCCGGGCCGAGAAGATTAGCCGCGGAGAGAACTACATCCGGGACGTGCGCGACGAGGAGCTGCGGCGACTGGTGGCCGAAGGTCGGATCGTGGCCGAGACCGACTTCGGGCGTGTGCCGGAGATGGATGTGGTGGTCATCTGCGTGCCCACGCCGCTGACGAAGAACCTGACCCCGGACCTGCAGTATGTCGAGCGCGTCACGTACGAGATCGGGCGGCGGTTGCGCCCGGGCCAGCTCGTCAGTCTGGAGTCGACGACCTATCCGGGCACGACCGAGGAAGTGATGCTTCCGATTCTGGAGGGCGAGAGCGGGTTGAAGGTCGAGCGGGACTTTTTCCTGGCGCACTCGCCTGAGCGGGTCGATCCGGGCAACCAGCGTTACACGACGAAGAACACCTCGAAGGTGGTGGGCGGCGTGGGGCCGGAGAGCCTGGAAGTGGCCGTAGCCTTCTACAGCCAGACGATCGAGCACGTGGTGCCGGTCTCGAGCGCGAAGGCGGCCGAGCTGGTGAAGGTTTTCGAGAACACGTTTCGGGCGGTGAACATTGCGCTGGTCAACGAGCTGGCGCTGTTGTGCGACCGGATGGGGTTGAACGTGTGGGAGGTGCTGGAGGCGGCCTTTACGAAGCCGTTCGGGATCATGCCGTTCTGGCCGGGACCGGGCGTGGGCGGGCACTGCATTCCGGTCGATCCGCACTATCTGGAGTGGAAGGCCAAGGAGCTGAACTTCAACACGCATTTCATTGCGCTGGCGGGGGAGATCAACCGGAAGATGCCGGAGTTTGTGCGGGAGAAGGCCTACCGGGTGTTGAACCGGCTGGGGGTGGCGCCTTCGCGGGCGCGGGTGCTGCTGCTGGGGGTGGCCTACAAGCGGGACCTGGAGGACTGGCGCGAAAGTCCGGCGCTGGAGGTGCTGCGTCTGCTGGAGGCCGACGGGGTGACGGTGCGCTACCACGATCCGTACGTGCCGGAAGTTCAGGTGGCGGGTCGGAGCTACCGGAGCGTGCCGCTGACGCACGAGGAGGTGGCGGCGGCGGACCTGGTGATCATCACGACGGACCACAGCACGATCGACTACCGGTGGGTGGTCGAGCAGGCGCGTGCGGTGCTGGACACGCGCTACGCGACGCGCGGCATTGAAAGCGAAAAGATTGTGCTGCTATGAAGCGATTTGCGCTCACGGGCGCGGCGGGCTACATTGCGCCGCGTCATCTGAAGGCGATTCAGGAGGTGGGGGGCGAGCTGGTGGCGGCGCTGGACGTGGTGGACGCGGTGGGGGTGCTGGACCGGTACTTTCCGGAGGCGGCGTTTTTCCTGCACCCGGAGCTTTTTGAGGCGCACCTGGAGGATCTGCGGGATCGGGGCGAGGGGGTCGATTACGTGTCGATCTGCGTGCCGAACTTTTTGCACGGGGCGCACATTCGGCTGGCGTTTCGGGTGGGGGCCGATGCTTTGTGCGAGAAGCCGCTGGTTCTGGAGCCGTCGGAGCTGGATCGGCTGGCGGAGCTGGAGGCCAGGTCGGGGCGCAGGGTATGGACGGTGCTGCAGCTTCGGGTGCATCCGGCGCTGGCGGCACTTCGGGAGCGGCTGCTGGGCGAGGGCGCGGTCAGGGACGTGGAGCTGACCTACATCACGGGTCGGGGGCCGTGGTATCTCAGGAGCTGGAAGGCGCGTGAGGAGCTCAGCGGCGGGGTGGCGATGAACATCGGGGTGCACTTTTTTGATCTGTTGCACTGGTTGTTCGGGGGTCTGGAGCGGGCGGAGTTGCACGTGCGGACGGCGACGACGATGGCGGGGTATCTGGAGCTGGAGCGGGCGCGGGTGCGATGGTTTCTGTCGATCGATGCGCGCTATGTGCCGGAGGCGTTGCGGGCGCAGGGGCAGCGGACGTATCGGTCGATCCGGATCGACGGGGAGGAGGTGGAGTTTTCGGGCGGGTTTACGGAGTTGCACACGGAGGTGTATCGTCGGACGCTTGGGGGCGCGGGGTTCGGGCTTGCGGAGGCGCGTGCGGCGATCGAGACGGTGGATCGGTTGCGTCGGCTGGAGGTGGTGCGGGCCGTTGATGGTCAGCGACACAGCCTGGTGGCGGCATGAGCTGGTGGAAGCACGAGACGGCCGTCGTGGATGAGGGGGCCCGGATCGGGGAGGGCACCCGGATCTGGCATTTCAGTCACGTGATGGGCGGAGCGGAGGTCGGGGCGCACTGCACGCTGGGGCAGAACGTGTTCGTGGCGCGGGGGGTGAAGGTGGGGGACCATTGCAAGATTCAGAACAATGTGTCGCTCTACGAGGGGGTGGAGCTGGAGGACTACGTGTTCTGCGGGCCGAGCATGGTGTTTACGAACGTGCGGACGCCGCGGGCGGCGTTTCCGCGGAAGGGGTCGTATGTGCGGACGCTGGTGCGGCATGGGGCGTCGATCGGGGCGAACGCGACGATTGTGTGCGGGGTGACGATCGGGCGGTGGGCGCTGGTGGCGGCGGGTGCGGTGGTGACGAAGGATGTGCCGGACTACGGGCTGGTGGCGGGGGTGCCGGCGCGTCTGGTGGGATGGGTGTGCGAGTGCGGGATCCCGCTCTGTTTCGAGGGGCGGGAGGCCACCTGTCGGGAGTGCGGCCGCCAATACGTGCAGGAAGAAAAACGCGTTCAGAAAGTGTCGTGAACGGGCAGATTCCGATTCTGGATCTTACGTCGGAGGTTGCGGAACTCTGGGACGACCTCATGGCCGCCATTGGGCGGGTTCTCCGCTCGGGTCAGTTTATCCTGGGCCCGGAGGTGGAGGCCTTTGAGCGGGAGGTGGCGGCCTATCTGGGTGTCAAGCACGCTATCGGAGTGAATTCCGGTACCGATGCTCTGGTGATTGCCCTGAGGGCTCTGGGCGTGGGCCCCGGGGACGAGGTCATCACCACCCCCTTCACCTTTTTCGCCACTGCCGAGGCCATCAGCATGGTGGGGGCCACCCCGGTTTTCGTGGACATTGACCCAAGCACTTTCAACATCAATCCCGAACTGATAGAGCCCGCCCTTTCCTCGCGCACCAGGGCCATCCTGCCCGTGCATCTCTATGGCCAGGCGGCCGACATGGACCCCATTCTGGAGATCGCCCGGAAGCACGGGCTCAAGGTTCTGGAAGACGTGGCCCAGGCTTTCGGCGGCGAGTACAAGGGCCGCAAGCTCGGTACCCTGGGAGATGCCGGTGCCTTTTCCTTCTTTCCCTCCAAGAATCTGGGGGCCTACGGGGATGGCGGCCTCATCGCCACCAACGATGACCAGGTGGCCGAGCTCGCCCGCATGCTCCGGGCCCATGGCGCCAGGAAGAAGTATTACAACGAGATGCCGGGCTACAACTCACGGCTTGATGCGTTGCAGGCGGCCATCCTGCGGGTGAAGCTCCCTCATGTGGATGCCTGGAACGAAGCCCGCAGGCGGGTGGCCCGGACCTACAACGAACTTCTGAAAGACGTGCCCGGGGTCGTGATTCCCTGCGAGGCCCCCTACGCGAAGCACGTCTACCACCAGTACACGGTGCGTATTCCGGAGGGAAGGCGGGACGAGGTGCAGCGAAGGCTTGCCGAGATGGGCATAGGCACCATGGTCTACTATCCCGTGCCCCTCCACCGGCTTCCTGTTTATGGCTATCCCGAAGGTACCTTCCCGGAAGCCGAGCGGGCGGCCCGGGAGGTGCTTTCGCTGCCGATGTGGCCTGGCATGAAGTCGGACACCCAACAGAAAATCTGGGAGGCAATTCTATATGCCATAAATTCATGAATGCTATTCGCCGTGTGAGTCAAAGCAGTTTCTTTCGAGGCGTGATAGCCATTGCAGGGGGGACCGCCTTGGCTCAGGCGGTGGGCGTCCTTCTCTCCCCTCTGCTCACCCGTCTGTACACTCCGGAGGCCGTG from Rhodothermus marinus carries:
- a CDS encoding GNVR domain-containing protein yields the protein MSDASQQERQPSATPPAPPPGWSYYGPPEDDEISLLDLGVVIARQRRVIVVSVLVALVLGVVVALLSPKSYVAEAKLAPSSTGSTGGALSALRSFGLSLGEGEIVSPSVYPDIVGSPDFLLALARDTFYIAEEGRPMTLVEYYGRRSWLSYLNPLGWLRSLLGGGEEAPVRDLYSGALILPTEEEYTAIRALREVLSASEKAGGGLLKEGPGMITVRAETEDPYLSAAIVERAIRHLQAAINRIKTEKARQDLEFLERKFAQVEAELRQAENELARFLDANRNPQTAQLRAEMERLQRQVSFKEQLYREIQLQKTQAEIQVQKEAPVLSIVQPPVPPDQPSGTSRKLIVLLFLFLGVFVGLGLAFVNHWLSRPPSDDEERRKVEEVRALFRPATWWGEVKALVNGRSRTEERERPR
- a CDS encoding nucleotide sugar dehydrogenase; this translates as MEVKATVSVQTDHAVKKELLERIRTKEAVVGVVGLGYVGLPFAVEKAKVGYRLIGIEQNPRRAEKISRGENYIRDVRDEELRRLVAEGRIVAETDFGRVPEMDVVVICVPTPLTKNLTPDLQYVERVTYEIGRRLRPGQLVSLESTTYPGTTEEVMLPILEGESGLKVERDFFLAHSPERVDPGNQRYTTKNTSKVVGGVGPESLEVAVAFYSQTIEHVVPVSSAKAAELVKVFENTFRAVNIALVNELALLCDRMGLNVWEVLEAAFTKPFGIMPFWPGPGVGGHCIPVDPHYLEWKAKELNFNTHFIALAGEINRKMPEFVREKAYRVLNRLGVAPSRARVLLLGVAYKRDLEDWRESPALEVLRLLEADGVTVRYHDPYVPEVQVAGRSYRSVPLTHEEVAAADLVIITTDHSTIDYRWVVEQARAVLDTRYATRGIESEKIVLL
- a CDS encoding Gfo/Idh/MocA family protein yields the protein MKRFALTGAAGYIAPRHLKAIQEVGGELVAALDVVDAVGVLDRYFPEAAFFLHPELFEAHLEDLRDRGEGVDYVSICVPNFLHGAHIRLAFRVGADALCEKPLVLEPSELDRLAELEARSGRRVWTVLQLRVHPALAALRERLLGEGAVRDVELTYITGRGPWYLRSWKAREELSGGVAMNIGVHFFDLLHWLFGGLERAELHVRTATTMAGYLELERARVRWFLSIDARYVPEALRAQGQRTYRSIRIDGEEVEFSGGFTELHTEVYRRTLGGAGFGLAEARAAIETVDRLRRLEVVRAVDGQRHSLVAA
- a CDS encoding acyltransferase; protein product: MSWWKHETAVVDEGARIGEGTRIWHFSHVMGGAEVGAHCTLGQNVFVARGVKVGDHCKIQNNVSLYEGVELEDYVFCGPSMVFTNVRTPRAAFPRKGSYVRTLVRHGASIGANATIVCGVTIGRWALVAAGAVVTKDVPDYGLVAGVPARLVGWVCECGIPLCFEGREATCRECGRQYVQEEKRVQKVS
- a CDS encoding DegT/DnrJ/EryC1/StrS family aminotransferase, yielding MAAIGRVLRSGQFILGPEVEAFEREVAAYLGVKHAIGVNSGTDALVIALRALGVGPGDEVITTPFTFFATAEAISMVGATPVFVDIDPSTFNINPELIEPALSSRTRAILPVHLYGQAADMDPILEIARKHGLKVLEDVAQAFGGEYKGRKLGTLGDAGAFSFFPSKNLGAYGDGGLIATNDDQVAELARMLRAHGARKKYYNEMPGYNSRLDALQAAILRVKLPHVDAWNEARRRVARTYNELLKDVPGVVIPCEAPYAKHVYHQYTVRIPEGRRDEVQRRLAEMGIGTMVYYPVPLHRLPVYGYPEGTFPEAERAAREVLSLPMWPGMKSDTQQKIWEAILYAINS